A part of Sediminispirochaeta bajacaliforniensis DSM 16054 genomic DNA contains:
- a CDS encoding ABC transporter substrate-binding protein produces the protein MCKRMKSFAVLVALLALISAPFVMAGGQQDSSAPAGDSGQVVVTIAAGAVGQELELTKQAAAEYTKMHPDVLVKVLDTPDLSDDRLGLYLQFFESQSSEVDLYQVDVIWPGDMAEHFEDLYQYPGMKEDAAKHFAPIVQNNTVDGKLVAMPWFTDAGLLYYRTDLLEKYGFDGPPATWKELETMAQTIQDGERAAGNADFWGYVWQGNSYEGLTCDAIEWLASNGGGTIVSPDKKITINNDEAIAALNMAKGWVGTISPKGVLSFGEEDARNVWQAGNAAFMRNWPYAYNLSTSDESAVQGKFAAAPLPAGDSGKGAAALGGWQLALSKYSNNKKVAAEVLRYMAGYDVQKMRAIEGSFNPTIKSLYQDKDVLDATPIFGTLYDVFVNATPRPSTATAPRYSETSKIFFTNVHDVLSGKKDAATAVRAMELDLKDLLDYPTGSPE, from the coding sequence ATGTGTAAAAGAATGAAAAGCTTTGCCGTACTTGTGGCGTTGCTTGCTCTTATCTCGGCACCCTTTGTTATGGCTGGAGGTCAGCAGGATTCGTCCGCTCCTGCCGGTGATTCGGGGCAGGTGGTGGTTACCATTGCCGCCGGTGCCGTCGGCCAGGAACTTGAGTTGACGAAACAGGCGGCGGCCGAATACACGAAGATGCACCCTGATGTTTTGGTTAAGGTGCTTGATACTCCTGATCTCTCCGACGATCGTCTTGGTCTCTATCTACAATTCTTCGAAAGCCAAAGCTCCGAGGTCGATCTTTATCAGGTTGACGTAATATGGCCCGGAGATATGGCCGAACACTTTGAAGACCTCTACCAGTATCCCGGCATGAAAGAGGATGCTGCAAAACACTTTGCTCCTATTGTTCAAAACAATACCGTTGATGGAAAACTGGTGGCCATGCCCTGGTTTACCGATGCAGGGCTGCTCTATTACCGTACCGATCTTCTCGAAAAATATGGATTCGACGGGCCGCCGGCTACCTGGAAAGAGCTTGAAACCATGGCACAAACGATCCAGGACGGAGAACGGGCCGCAGGGAATGCGGACTTTTGGGGCTATGTCTGGCAGGGTAACAGCTACGAAGGCCTTACCTGCGATGCCATCGAATGGCTGGCTTCCAACGGCGGTGGAACCATTGTCAGCCCCGACAAAAAAATAACTATAAATAATGATGAGGCTATAGCCGCCCTCAATATGGCGAAAGGATGGGTCGGTACCATCAGCCCGAAGGGTGTTCTTTCCTTTGGTGAGGAGGATGCGAGAAACGTATGGCAGGCGGGAAATGCCGCATTTATGCGTAACTGGCCCTATGCCTACAATCTGAGTACCTCGGATGAAAGTGCGGTCCAAGGAAAATTCGCTGCTGCTCCGCTTCCTGCCGGCGACTCCGGTAAAGGGGCTGCTGCCCTCGGCGGATGGCAGCTTGCGCTTTCCAAGTACAGCAACAATAAAAAGGTTGCAGCGGAAGTGCTTCGCTATATGGCCGGATACGACGTGCAGAAGATGAGGGCCATTGAAGGCTCTTTTAATCCGACTATCAAGTCCTTGTATCAGGACAAGGATGTTCTTGACGCTACCCCTATCTTCGGAACACTTTACGATGTTTTTGTTAATGCCACCCCCCGTCCTTCGACGGCGACTGCACCGCGATATAGTGAAACATCGAAGATCTTTTTTACCAATGTTCACGATGTGCTCAGCGGAAAGAAAGATGCCGCCACAGCGGTTCGTGCGATGGAGCTTGACCTGAAGGATCTTCTCGATTATCCGACCGGATCTCCCGAATAA
- a CDS encoding carbohydrate ABC transporter permease, whose product METTSKSLVKSEARLAYLLLVPSFIILIMIAFYPLGSVFVNSVTNKRFASSQKTEFVGLKNYKKLLGFKVMVLPPVIDDATGKQKFDPETGDAVWESPLDVLPTEPVRYKELSQFSFMGAQYVIGATDPDFLQAVGDTVGFTILSVFIETVLGLAVALVLNSAFKGRGFMRMVMLIPWAIPTAVSSRMWEWMFASNRTGFFNILLDKIGINNGQFAFLVESSSQLWVMIAIDVWKTTPFMALLILAGLQMIPRQIYEAAYVDGANKLRQFWSMTLPMLRATLAVALVFRTLDALRVFDVFQIVFGANRYSMASFAYYQLVDNKLMGYSSASSVVIFLLIFIFDFIYIKMIGGVDSDA is encoded by the coding sequence ATGGAGACCACATCAAAGAGTCTGGTCAAATCCGAGGCTCGGCTTGCCTATCTGCTTCTTGTTCCGTCATTTATTATCTTAATCATGATTGCTTTCTATCCTCTGGGCAGCGTATTTGTAAACAGCGTGACAAATAAGCGCTTTGCCAGTAGTCAAAAGACGGAATTCGTCGGATTGAAAAACTACAAGAAACTCCTTGGTTTCAAGGTGATGGTTCTTCCTCCGGTGATTGATGATGCAACGGGAAAGCAGAAGTTCGACCCTGAAACAGGCGATGCAGTCTGGGAAAGTCCCCTCGATGTTTTGCCGACGGAACCGGTACGGTACAAAGAACTATCTCAATTCAGTTTCATGGGCGCCCAATACGTTATCGGCGCCACAGATCCCGATTTTCTCCAGGCCGTCGGTGATACCGTTGGATTTACCATCCTTTCGGTCTTTATCGAGACGGTTTTGGGGCTTGCGGTAGCCCTGGTCCTCAATTCGGCCTTCAAAGGAAGGGGCTTCATGAGAATGGTCATGCTGATCCCCTGGGCCATCCCCACCGCCGTTTCGTCAAGGATGTGGGAATGGATGTTTGCCTCGAACAGAACGGGATTTTTCAATATTCTTCTTGATAAAATCGGGATAAACAACGGCCAGTTCGCCTTTCTCGTCGAATCGTCAAGTCAGCTTTGGGTCATGATCGCCATTGATGTGTGGAAAACAACCCCTTTTATGGCCCTGCTTATCCTTGCTGGCTTACAGATGATTCCCCGTCAGATCTATGAAGCAGCATATGTGGATGGGGCCAATAAACTGCGACAGTTTTGGTCCATGACCCTCCCAATGCTCAGAGCGACCCTTGCTGTTGCGCTTGTGTTTCGGACCCTGGATGCCTTACGGGTCTTCGATGTATTTCAGATCGTCTTCGGCGCAAACCGATATTCGATGGCGAGTTTTGCCTATTATCAGTTGGTAGATAATAAGCTGATGGGCTACTCTTCTGCTTCCAGTGTCGTCATATTCCTTCTGATATTTATCTTTGACTTTATTTACATAAAAATGATAGGGGGGGTGGACAGTGATGCATAA
- a CDS encoding carbohydrate ABC transporter permease gives MHKPYSGRPLLRILFWILIVYIFIHMTFPFLWAINSSLKSEGQLQMTPGTMVPRDPDTMKVSLYLRNYAAVFRNKTFMRGILNSFVVAGSVTLLSLLFGSFAAFAMGKLRYRGKTPSMYIILSMTMFPQVSVLTGLYAVIRVLGIPATLSMILTYMLMTLPFTIWVLTSFFRGLPTSLLQAAQIDGATPFQSFYQILLPLTAPALVTTGLLAFIQAWNEYLFALTFTSIQPSARTVPVAIALFTGEVSKQEPFGEIMAAAVIVTVPLLVLVMIFQRKIIAGLVQGAVKY, from the coding sequence ATGCATAAGCCGTATTCCGGAAGGCCGCTTCTTCGTATCCTTTTCTGGATTCTCATCGTCTACATCTTCATTCATATGACATTTCCTTTCCTATGGGCGATTAATTCCAGTCTCAAAAGTGAGGGGCAGCTCCAAATGACCCCCGGTACCATGGTCCCCAGAGATCCCGATACGATGAAAGTCTCCCTCTATTTGCGAAACTATGCCGCGGTTTTTAGAAACAAAACCTTTATGCGGGGGATCCTGAACTCATTTGTCGTCGCAGGGTCGGTGACCCTCCTTTCCCTCTTATTTGGTTCCTTTGCCGCCTTTGCCATGGGAAAGCTGCGATACCGTGGGAAAACTCCCTCGATGTATATCATTCTCTCGATGACGATGTTTCCGCAGGTCTCTGTCCTTACCGGTTTGTATGCGGTGATTCGCGTTCTCGGTATTCCTGCCACCCTTAGCATGATTCTTACCTATATGCTGATGACGCTTCCGTTTACGATCTGGGTTCTGACCAGCTTCTTTCGCGGTTTGCCGACCTCTCTGCTTCAGGCCGCTCAGATAGATGGCGCAACACCGTTTCAGAGCTTTTACCAGATTCTCCTTCCCCTGACAGCCCCCGCTCTGGTTACCACCGGGCTGCTTGCTTTCATCCAGGCCTGGAACGAGTATCTTTTCGCCTTAACCTTTACCTCGATTCAGCCGTCGGCAAGGACCGTACCTGTAGCGATCGCTCTTTTTACCGGAGAGGTCTCCAAGCAGGAGCCTTTCGGTGAAATTATGGCTGCGGCGGTTATCGTAACCGTGCCGCTCCTTGTTCTTGTCATGATTTTTCAGCGAAAGATCATTGCAGGGCTTGTCCAGGGCGCCGTCAAATATTAG
- a CDS encoding inositol monophosphatase family protein — translation MKQQTLPDGALEVATEAAQKAGELQKRLLVEGFRVDRKSTSVDMVTEADKKSEQIIRSVIISRFPDHDILGEEEGSTVCGSQWQWIIDPLDGTTNYVHHHPIFCVSVALTFEGVPMLGVVYAPMLDDLYSAVAGEGALKNGIPIKVSERRILNETLMATGVPYDRATSSENNIDYLADMSTKVRGIRRLGAAAYDLCLVAEGVYDAYWELKIRSWDIAAGSLIVKEAGGFAVHWHHGGTAQQPALLDCLAASPAILPTLLEALSETGSAYVDAKHTGSELF, via the coding sequence ATGAAACAGCAAACACTACCCGATGGGGCTTTGGAAGTTGCAACAGAGGCGGCACAGAAAGCCGGCGAACTGCAGAAAAGACTATTAGTTGAAGGTTTCCGGGTGGACCGAAAATCGACAAGTGTCGATATGGTCACCGAAGCTGATAAGAAAAGCGAACAGATCATCCGGTCTGTGATCATCTCCCGTTTTCCCGACCATGATATTCTGGGAGAAGAAGAGGGTTCGACGGTGTGCGGATCGCAATGGCAGTGGATCATCGATCCTCTCGACGGAACCACCAACTATGTCCACCATCATCCGATCTTCTGCGTTTCCGTCGCGCTTACCTTCGAAGGGGTGCCGATGCTCGGTGTTGTATACGCACCGATGCTGGATGACCTCTACAGCGCAGTGGCTGGAGAGGGGGCATTGAAGAACGGTATCCCAATCAAGGTGTCCGAACGACGGATATTGAACGAAACGCTCATGGCCACGGGAGTGCCCTACGACAGGGCTACGAGCAGTGAAAACAACATCGACTACCTCGCCGACATGTCCACAAAGGTAAGGGGCATAAGAAGGCTTGGGGCGGCTGCCTACGATCTTTGTCTTGTTGCAGAAGGGGTTTACGACGCCTATTGGGAGCTCAAAATAAGGAGCTGGGACATCGCGGCGGGGAGCCTTATTGTCAAGGAAGCGGGGGGCTTTGCGGTACATTGGCATCACGGAGGAACTGCGCAGCAACCGGCTCTGCTGGACTGTCTGGCAGCAAGTCCGGCAATCCTCCCTACCCTTCTCGAGGCTCTTTCCGAGACGGGAAGCGCCTATGTCGATGCAAAACATACGGGAAGTGAGCTTTTTTAG
- a CDS encoding response regulator, producing the protein MEKICVYLVDDHPAVRDGVRSALLRSGFISIVGEADDAYRLFVDLEAVRPEVILLDIGLPDGSGIDLIEKIRMKLPHVRILMLSMYNRIDYIVESLRNGARGFVTKETSPSRIAEAIERVHAGEYFFDGTVLDAIVGKLLENSYNIMDVSDSAYATLTAREQEIMRLLAQGNSVRKVAQMLFISKKTVENHRTSIFKKLNINNSVELVHYATRIGLIDID; encoded by the coding sequence ATGGAAAAGATATGCGTATATCTTGTTGATGATCATCCGGCCGTTCGTGACGGTGTCCGTTCGGCCTTGCTTCGCAGCGGCTTTATTTCCATAGTGGGTGAGGCCGATGACGCATACCGGCTCTTTGTTGATCTTGAGGCGGTGCGTCCGGAGGTGATTTTGCTCGATATTGGTCTTCCCGACGGATCGGGAATCGATTTGATCGAAAAAATCAGAATGAAGCTGCCTCATGTCAGGATTCTGATGTTGAGCATGTATAATCGGATTGATTATATTGTCGAGTCGCTTAGGAACGGGGCCCGGGGCTTTGTGACAAAGGAGACCTCTCCTTCACGGATAGCCGAAGCCATTGAGCGGGTTCATGCCGGTGAATATTTCTTCGACGGAACGGTCCTCGATGCTATCGTTGGAAAGTTACTGGAAAATTCCTATAACATCATGGATGTCAGCGATAGTGCTTATGCAACACTTACCGCTCGCGAGCAGGAAATCATGCGTCTCCTTGCTCAGGGGAATTCCGTTCGTAAGGTGGCTCAAATGCTTTTTATCAGCAAGAAGACGGTGGAAAACCACCGTACAAGTATTTTCAAGAAGCTCAATATCAATAATTCGGTTGAGCTTGTACACTATGCAACGAGGATTGGGCTCATTGATATCGATTGA
- a CDS encoding redox-sensing transcriptional repressor Rex, which produces MSIQLSRPSLERLPVYYRILKHAAEQKSSYISSSEIGRKAGVPGAQVRKDLLCFKAKGRPSVGFHVLTLRKDLEKYLGLEHSRSVALVGAGNLGKALAQFPGFAQYGMKITLLLDKDPQKIGSVIGGLEIKGMDVLPLIAKKMRLRIGIITTPASEAQLVAEQMVAAGIISIWNFTPTRLSLPEDVFIRYEDLSAGLALLSQKAAEFERNHSHE; this is translated from the coding sequence ATTTCAATTCAGCTTTCACGTCCGTCACTGGAAAGGCTTCCCGTATATTACCGCATCTTGAAGCATGCGGCTGAGCAGAAATCGTCGTATATATCATCCTCCGAGATAGGTCGAAAAGCAGGGGTTCCAGGAGCCCAGGTTAGGAAGGATCTGCTCTGTTTCAAAGCAAAAGGAAGGCCGAGTGTAGGCTTTCATGTTCTTACCTTGCGAAAAGATCTTGAAAAGTATCTCGGCCTTGAGCATTCGAGAAGTGTAGCATTGGTCGGGGCAGGAAACCTTGGAAAGGCCCTCGCGCAGTTTCCTGGTTTCGCTCAATACGGCATGAAGATCACCCTTTTGCTGGACAAGGATCCCCAAAAGATAGGAAGTGTAATCGGAGGATTAGAGATCAAAGGGATGGACGTTCTGCCCCTCATTGCAAAAAAAATGAGGCTCAGGATCGGAATTATCACCACTCCGGCCTCCGAAGCACAGCTTGTTGCCGAACAGATGGTTGCCGCCGGAATTATTTCCATTTGGAATTTTACCCCCACAAGGCTCTCCCTTCCGGAAGACGTCTTCATTCGCTATGAAGACCTTTCGGCAGGATTGGCACTCCTCAGCCAGAAAGCGGCGGAATTCGAAAGAAATCATAGCCACGAATAA
- a CDS encoding 2-hydroxyacid dehydrogenase yields the protein MKKVYVSRAISDKGIELLRRQCDVRVQAADRPATREELLEGADWADGLLSLLCDKIDEEVLSAGGGLKAVANYAVGYDNIDLTAAGRLGVGVSNTPDVLTHATAEMAWALLFAVARQVVPSDRLMRSGRWQGWAPMEFVGCDVTGKTLGIIGAGRIGTAMGLMSSGFGMKVIYWNRSASPRLEEGVGAQRVELDQLIEESDFISLHLPLNNTSRHLIGRPQFEAMKPTSCLINTGRGALIDEAALVDALRKGKIAGAGLDVYEFEPAMSKGLADLDNVVITTHTGSATSGSRGDMAVMAAENLIAMLDGRAGAQCLNAEVFHHR from the coding sequence ATGAAGAAGGTTTATGTTTCCAGAGCAATCTCGGATAAAGGGATCGAGCTGCTGCGCAGGCAGTGCGATGTTCGTGTACAGGCTGCGGACAGACCGGCCACAAGGGAAGAGCTTCTGGAAGGAGCCGACTGGGCCGACGGTTTGCTTTCGCTGTTATGCGATAAGATAGATGAAGAGGTACTTTCTGCAGGAGGCGGGCTGAAGGCGGTGGCCAATTATGCGGTCGGCTACGACAACATCGATCTTACCGCCGCAGGTCGCCTTGGAGTCGGGGTAAGCAATACCCCTGATGTCCTTACACATGCTACTGCCGAGATGGCTTGGGCACTACTTTTTGCGGTAGCCCGTCAGGTCGTTCCTTCCGACCGCCTGATGCGCAGCGGCCGGTGGCAGGGATGGGCCCCCATGGAATTTGTCGGCTGTGATGTTACCGGAAAGACGCTCGGTATTATCGGTGCCGGCCGAATCGGCACCGCAATGGGATTGATGAGCAGTGGCTTCGGCATGAAGGTGATCTACTGGAACAGAAGTGCATCCCCCCGACTCGAGGAGGGAGTGGGAGCGCAACGGGTTGAGCTTGATCAGCTGATTGAGGAATCTGATTTCATCTCGCTGCATCTTCCCCTGAACAATACTTCCCGGCATTTGATCGGAAGACCTCAGTTTGAGGCGATGAAACCGACATCGTGTCTTATCAATACCGGCAGGGGAGCTTTGATAGATGAGGCCGCCTTGGTTGATGCTTTGCGCAAGGGGAAGATTGCCGGTGCCGGACTTGATGTATATGAGTTTGAGCCTGCAATGAGCAAGGGGCTTGCGGATCTCGATAACGTGGTGATTACGACCCATACTGGTTCGGCAACAAGTGGTTCACGTGGAGACATGGCGGTAATGGCTGCGGAAAACCTTATTGCAATGCTCGACGGCAGGGCTGGTGCCCAGTGTCTTAATGCCGAGGTATTTCATCATAGGTGA